One Halalkalicoccus tibetensis genomic region harbors:
- a CDS encoding SufD family Fe-S cluster assembly protein — translation ILKGRGASANHISIAFAGEGQDIDTGAKVYHNAPNTNSTIESKSISKDGGRTNYRGLVHISDGAHDSSTAVECDALMFDNESISDTMPYMEINESKVDVAHEATVGKIGDEDVFYLQSRGLDDDDAKQMIVSGFIEPITEELPIEYAVELNRLIELEMEGSLG, via the coding sequence ATCCTGAAGGGGCGCGGCGCGAGCGCGAACCACATCAGTATCGCCTTCGCGGGCGAGGGTCAGGACATCGACACGGGCGCGAAGGTGTATCACAACGCTCCGAACACCAACTCGACGATCGAGTCCAAATCGATCTCGAAAGATGGCGGGCGGACCAACTATCGCGGACTCGTCCACATCTCGGACGGGGCGCACGATTCGTCGACGGCAGTCGAGTGTGACGCCTTGATGTTCGACAACGAGTCGATCTCGGACACGATGCCGTACATGGAGATCAACGAGTCGAAGGTCGACGTCGCCCACGAGGCGACGGTGGGCAAGATCGGCGACGAGGACGTCTTCTACCTCCAGTCGCGTGGTCTGGACGACGACGACGCCAAACAGATGATCGTTTCGGGGTTCATCGAGCCGATTACGGAAGAGCTGCCCATCGAGTACGCCGTCGAGCTCAACCGGCTCATCGAGCTCGAGATGGAAGGCAGTCTGGGCTGA